The following proteins come from a genomic window of Gimesia chilikensis:
- a CDS encoding alkaline phosphatase family protein — MRKPLVVLNVVGLTHEMLGERTPNLSRLARQGFSRPMGTVLPAVTCSAQSTLLTGLMPRDHGIVANGWYFRDLAEVMFWKQSNKLVQGERVYEAAKKRAPDYTTAKMFWWYNMYAPVEWSVTPRPSYPADGRKVFDSYSQPASLKDELQSDLGVFPLLRFWGPGADISSSRWIVDASIKVFREKQPDLNLVYLPHLDYNLQRLGVSDPAIDQDIRDIDHEAGRLIDVAQNAGAEVVVLSEYAITDVAQPVHINRILREHGWLQVRQEALGWESMDCGASPAFAVADHQLAHVYVQKPEDVAQVKALLEKIDGIEMILDRGQQAEFGIDHERSGELVVVAAPGSWFTYYFWLDDRLAPDYARTVDIHRKPGYDPVELFIDPEIKFPKLRLARRLARKKLGFRYYMDLTSLDATLVKGSHGRLPTPGREDAEAPVFISSSKAIEQDEIPMTAVKDLLLKLQFGE, encoded by the coding sequence ATGCGTAAACCTCTGGTCGTGCTGAATGTTGTTGGGTTGACCCATGAAATGCTGGGAGAACGAACGCCCAACTTGTCTCGCCTCGCCAGGCAAGGGTTTTCGCGTCCCATGGGCACCGTATTACCTGCGGTAACCTGTTCTGCACAATCGACACTGTTGACCGGCCTGATGCCGCGCGATCATGGCATCGTGGCGAATGGCTGGTATTTCCGCGATCTGGCAGAGGTCATGTTCTGGAAACAGTCGAATAAACTCGTTCAGGGGGAACGGGTCTACGAAGCAGCTAAAAAACGAGCCCCCGATTACACCACAGCAAAAATGTTCTGGTGGTATAACATGTATGCCCCGGTAGAGTGGTCGGTTACGCCTCGTCCCAGTTATCCCGCAGATGGCAGGAAAGTCTTCGATTCCTACAGCCAGCCCGCTTCACTCAAGGATGAACTGCAGTCTGACCTGGGCGTTTTTCCCTTGCTCCGCTTCTGGGGACCCGGTGCGGATATCTCCAGTTCCCGCTGGATTGTAGATGCCTCTATCAAAGTGTTTCGGGAGAAGCAACCAGACCTGAACCTGGTTTATCTGCCTCACCTGGACTACAACCTGCAGCGTCTGGGTGTATCAGATCCCGCCATCGATCAGGATATTCGCGACATTGATCACGAAGCGGGACGTCTGATCGACGTCGCTCAAAACGCAGGCGCTGAAGTGGTGGTGCTTTCCGAGTATGCCATTACGGATGTTGCTCAGCCGGTGCACATCAACCGGATTCTAAGGGAACACGGTTGGCTTCAAGTCAGACAGGAAGCCCTGGGGTGGGAATCCATGGACTGCGGTGCCTCACCTGCGTTTGCCGTCGCCGATCATCAACTGGCCCACGTTTACGTGCAAAAGCCTGAGGATGTAGCACAGGTCAAAGCACTACTCGAAAAAATCGACGGCATAGAGATGATCCTCGATCGAGGACAACAGGCCGAATTTGGAATCGACCATGAACGTTCGGGCGAACTGGTCGTCGTGGCGGCTCCCGGTAGTTGGTTCACTTATTACTTCTGGCTGGATGACCGGCTCGCCCCCGATTACGCACGGACCGTCGATATTCATCGCAAACCGGGCTACGATCCTGTGGAACTGTTTATCGATCCGGAAATTAAATTCCCCAAACTGCGTCTGGCCCGTCGTCTCGCCAGGAAGAAACTGGGATTTCGCTACTACATGGATCTGACCAGTCTGGATGCAACGCTGGTCAAAGGGAGTCACGGTCGTCTGCCGACACCGGGGCGGGAAGACGCGGAAGCGCCTGTCTTTATCAGCTCTTCCAAGGCGATTGAGCAGGACGAAATCCCCATGACCGCAGTCAAAGATCTGCTGCTCAAACTTCAGTTTGGTGAGTAA